NNNNNNNNNNNNNNNNNNNNNNNNNNNNNNNNNNNNNNNNNNNNNNNNNNNNNNNNNNNNNNNNNNNNNNNNNNNNNNNNNNNNNNNNNNNNNNNNNNNNNNNNNNNNNNNNNNNNNNNNNNNNNNNNNNNNNNNNNNNNNNNNNNNNNNNNNNNNNNNNNNNNNNNNNNNNNNNNNNNNNNNNNNNNNNNNNNNNNNNNNNNNNNNNNNNNNNNNNNNNNNNNNNNNNNNNNNNNNNNNNNNNNNNNNNNNNNNNNNNNNNNNNNNNNNNNNNNNNNNNNNNNNNNNNNNNNNNNNNNNNNNNNNNNNNNNNNNNNNNNNNNNNNNNNNNNNNNNNNNNNNNNNNNNNNNNNNNNNNNNNNNNNNNNNNNNNNNNNNNNNNNNNNNNNNNNNNNNNNNNNNNNNNNNNNNNNNNNNNNNNNNNNNNNNNNNNNNNNNNNNNNNNNNNNNNNNNNNNNNNNNNNNNNNNNNNNNNNNNNNNNNNNNNNNNNNNNNNNNNNNNNNNNNNNNNNNNNNNNNNNNNNNNNNNNNNNNNNNNNNNNNNNNNNNNNNNNNNNNNNNNNNNNNNNNNNNNNNNNNNNNNNNNNNNNNNNNNNNNNNNNNNNNNNNNNNNNNNNNNNNNNNNNNNNNNNNNNNNNNNNNNNNNNNNNNNNNNNNNNNNNNNNNNNNNNNNNNNNNNNNNNNNNNNNNNNNNNNNNNNNNNNNNNNNNNNNNNNNNNNNNNNNNNNNNNNNNNNNNNNNNNNNNNNNNNNNNNNNNNNNNNNNNNNNNNNNNNNNNNNNNNNNNNNNNNNNNNNNNNNNNNNNNNNNNNNNNNNNNNNNNNNNNNNNNNNNNNNNNNNNNNNNNNNNNNNNNNNNNNNNNNNNNNNNNNNNNNNNNNNNNNNNNNNNNNNNNNNNNNNNNNNNNNNNNNNNNNNNNNNNNNNNNNNNNNNNNNNNNNNNNNNNNNNNNNNNNNNNNNNNNNNNNNNNNNNNNNNNNNNNNNNNNNNNNNNNNNNNNNNNNNNNNNNNNNNNNNNNNNNNNNNNNNNNNNNNNNNNNNNNNNNNNNNNNNNNNNNNNNNNNNNNNNNNNNNNNNNNNNNNNNNNNNNNNNNNNNNNNNNNNNNNNNNNNNNNNNNNNNNNNNNNNNNNNNNNNNNNNNNNNNNNNNNNNNNNNNNNNNNNNNNNNNNNNNNNNNNNNNNNNNNNNNNNNNNNNNNNNNNNNNNNNNNNNNNNNNNNNNNNNNNNNNNNNNNNNNNNNNNNNNNNNNNNNNNNNNNNNNNNNNNNNNNNNNNNNNNNNNNNNNNNNNNNNNNNNNNNNNNNNNNNNNNNNNNNNNNNNNNNNNNNNNNNNNNNNNNNNNNNNNNNNNNNNNNNNNNNNNNNNNNNNNNNNNNNNNNNNNNNNNNNNNNNNNNNNNNNNNNNNNNNNNNNNNNNNNNNNNNNNNNNNNNNNNNNNNNNNNNNNNNNNNNNNNNNNNNNNNNNNNNNNNNNNNNNNNNNNNNNNNNNNNNNNNNNNNNNNNNNNNNNNNNNNNNNNNNNNNNNNNNNNNNNNNNNNNNNNNNNNNNNNNNNNNNNNNNNNNNNNNNNNNNNNNNNNNNNNNNNNNNNNNNNNNNNNNNNNNNNNNNNNNNNNNNNNNNNNNNNNNNNNNNNNNNNNNNNNNNNNNNNNNNNNNNNNNNNNNNNNNNNNNNNNNNNNNNNNNNNNNNNNNNNNNNNNNNNNNNNNNNNNNNNNNNNNNNNNNNNNNNNNNNNNNNNNNNNNNNNNNNNNNNNNNNNNNNNNNNNNNNNNNNNNNNNNNNNNNNNNNNNNNNNNNNNNNNNNNNNNNNNNNNNNNNNNNNNNNNNNNNNNNNNNNNNNNNNNNNNNNNNNNNNNNNNNNNNNNNNNNNNNNNNNNNNNNNNNNNNNNNCCTAAAGCAGAGTTATTTGCTAAATGTCAAGAAGCGACTCGAAAAGATGTTGAGCGGGCTTTTGGAGTTTTGCAAGCTCGATTTGCGATTGTGAAAAACCCGGCTCTTACATTAGACAAGACGAAAGTTGGGAAGATTATGAGAGCATGTATCATACTACACAATATGATAGTCGAATATGAACGAGACGGATACACTCAGTACAATATATCTGAGTTTGAAGAAGGAGATGGAAGCAGAAGTTCTCAGGTAGATATGTCCTACAGTACCGAGACGCCTACAAATCTCGATAATATGGTTGGCATTCGGACTCATGTTCGCGATAGGCGTATACATGAACAACTAAAAAACGATTTAATCGAAAATGTTTGGAACAAATTTGGTGATCAAAATTAATAATTGTTGTATGTTTCTTTTAATCATGAAATCAGTAATTATTGTATTTTTATATTTTTTTATGCAATGATTTTTTTTTTTTTTCAATTTTTAAAAAAATATATTATTATTTTATTCCTAAGGACTTCTGATTGGATAACACTATTGGACGTAAGATTAAGACAATAATCCTTAACTATTCAAAAGTTAAAAAATAATATTTTTTAACTCCTAAGGACTCCTAATACAAGTCCACCAATGCATATGCTCTAACCAATATCTTGGCGAACGCCCAAAGTCTTGTTCTTTTTCTACACTTACAATTTTTTGTTAAACTCTTTCAACACAGTTTTTAAAAAGATTACAAATTTGACTCTTTGTGGCTTGGAGTAGCGCAGTCTAGCGTCCATTCTCATCATGTGGTAAAAAACCTCATTTGAATTACCAATAAGATTGCTCTAATTACAATATAATATACTATATATAGAGCAAATACAAATATAGGAAGTAGAAGAAACATAGGAAAGTCCAACCACACGAACATGCTTCTACTTTTTCTCGACAACAATCGAATAGAGAGGTCTACCTCGTAGATATCTCTTAATATAGATTACACTTACATATTCAACGAAAAAAAAATAAATTCAACGAAGCATCGTATAATTGTAGATCGATATACGTCTCATGATATTCACAATGTCATCGTTTCTTCCCGTTATCTTCCTCGTCCTAGTCTTTGTCCCTTCCATATTATCAGCACCGGTGACAAGTTTAACCAAAGACTATTACCAAGAAACGTGTCCTGATTTCAGTAAAATTGTTCGTGAAACCGTTACGACCACGCAAGGCCCGCAGGGGAGGACAGCTGCTGGAATACTCCGTCTCTTTTTCCACGATTGTTTCTTAGAAGGATGTGACGCGTCCGTACTAATCGCTAAAAATGCTTTAAACAAATCTGAACGCGATGATGAACTCAATCATTCTCTTACGGAAGAAACGTTTGATATCGTGACTCGCATCAAAGCAGCTCTTGAAGAGTCTTGTCCCGGTGTTGTGTCTTGCGCAGACATCTTGGCTCAGTCCACGCATGACGTTGTCACAATGATTGGTGGGCCTTCCTACGAAGTCAAGTTAGGTCGTAAAGATGGGTTTGAGTCGAAAGCTCATAAAGTTAGAGAAAACTTACCATTACCAAACCACACGGTCCACGACATGATGTCGTTATTTCAAAAGAAGGGTTTCACTCTAAAGGAGATGGTTGCACTAAGCGGCGCACACACTATCGGAATTTCTCACTGCAAAGATTTCATCAGCCGGGTCATTGGGCCACAGCCTGATCCAGATATCGAAGCACGATATGCTGAAGTTCTTAAAAGTCTATGCAAGGATTACACAGTGAATGAAACGAGGGGCTCGTTTCTTGATCCGGTGACGCCAGACAAATTCGATAATATGTATTACAAGAACTTGGAAAAAGGGATGGGACTGTTAGCTTCCGACCACATCTTGTTTAAAGATAATAGTACGAGACCGTTCGTGGAGTTGTATGCGAATGACCAGACGGTTTTTTTCGAGGATTTTGCACGTGCCATGGAGAAACTAGGCATGGTCGGTGTTAAAGGCGACAAAGATGGAGAGGTGAGACGCAGATGTGATAACTTAAACAAACCTAACGGTTCAGTGGCGGAGCCAGACAAAAGTTTTACCAGCAATATAAGTTTTGAACTTAATTTATAAGGGGCAATAGTAGAAATTTTACCATCTAAACCATATAAATTTTGAATAATCAATGAAAATGCACAAAGAAACAATATTTTATAAGGGGAAACTGCCCCCCTTCCTCTCTACCTCCCTCCCTCTGCCACTGACCTAACGTATAACTAACGTTAAGAGTAAAATTGAGTTCAGTTTTTGTTTTGTTTTGAATAATGTATATATAAGTTAACGTAACAGTTCCCATAGTGTAATGATATATATGTTTTGTTTTGGACTATGAATTTTTGTATGTTAATTGAAATTTCTTAGTTATTACTTTGCGGAGGAATATAAAAATTCAAGTTTCTTGACTTACCTCGCCATATATCTTTCAAATGGCATCACGGGTTGGAGCCTTTTTTAACACGACTACAAGAGACAACGAGTGTCCCTTCAAACTATTGCTGGGCCAAGCTTAACCCGTTAGAAATCAGGTCAGGTTTACACAGGTATTTTAAACAAGTCAACTTATGACTTTATATGTAGAGGCCTTCTTTAGGTCTGATCAAGTTTTCTAATTAATTTCCTTCTGGCGAAAGAACTATCAAACTTTTGTTCAACGAATGGTCTTTCACTTTATTTATCTAAAATATTATTTTTCGTCTAATAAAGTTTTCGTAAATAATTAAGAATGTATATTGATGTGTATATCATCCCTTCATTATTTAAGCTATTCTGTTTGCCAAAATCCCTCTGATTATCAGGTTATTAGCATTTGGAGTTGTGGATGGATTTTATTCTCTTTCTTTGTCTTTACATAATATCGAATATATGTAAAAGTCTTTGGTGCGTCAACGTCCAAACCATCTGACACTTGTCAGACAACCATGTGTTCAGTAATAAAGCAGACCGATCTAGACACGTGAAGCAGTCGAAGCTTTGCATCGCTGTAATGATGACCAAATAATTTTATTCCATATTTTCTCTTATTATTCCATATTTTTTGGCACACGAAAACTGCCAATGCCGACAAAAAGAAGAAGAAGAAGTCTGCATATCTATATAAGCATCTCAAATTAACGACCCCGTAAACAAAAAGGCTTCTCAAGTTTACAGGAAAAAAAGAACAAATATCTAGTCGTAGAAGCAAACATCATTTCATATTTTTTTCATAACGCAGGCATAACTTTAAAGTTTAAATTTGTATATTTTAACAGTTTTTTTTTGTTTTTATCGTATATATAGTAAACTAGGGAGGAAGGTTTGGTATAGCTAAAGTGAACTCGAGATTGGGAGTTTCAATCTCTGGTCTTGTCCCTGTGAGACTTGACGAATCCGACGACAATCGTTCGTAGCTTGGACATCTTTGATCCACATTCTGATAAAAAAATTTAATCAAACAAAAATATGATAAGAGATCATATAATAAAATCTTATATACATTTGCAAATTTACAAACCCCCCCTCCTGATTTGTACTTGGCCATATCAAATTATTTTTGAAGATTTTAAGATCTTTTTATAAAAGCAAAGTATATATCTCCTCAAAGTCTTTCTTTTCTCTTCTTTTGAGACATAAAAGTACACTTTTTAATTGCCTAAATGAAAGACAAAAGGTAAATTAAAAGTTCTTTATACTAACTTTTTTTTTTCCTTTTCACCCTCGAATTTTGTAGTCCCATTTCATTTCAATGCTCTTTTGTTTAAGTTTTGAATGTTTGATACCTTATTGGATGACATGTCTAGACCTGATGCCTTTGCCTTTAAGTGGAACCGAGCTTCACTGTTATACAGACAGACATCACAGTTTTATTACATTTGTAAAGAAGGAATAATGTTAAATATTTTGGACTAAACTAACAAAACAAAATATATGTTACATTTCTCATATGATGCAAATATAGAAAATAGCTTAATAGTTGTAGCGATCTTCCGACGAAAACAAAATAACACCATAAAATAAAACGAATATAATTGAATAATATTAAGACAGATACATAACATACCTTGAGGAGTTACTCCACAGACCTTGGAGATCTCTGGCATGTCTCTCACTGTTTACTTTTAATTCATTCTCGCAAGTATCTGATTGCCCTATATCTACATTTATACACACCCACACACACACACCCACACACACACACACACACACACACACACACACACACACACACACACACACACACACACACACACACACACACACACACACACACACACACACACACACACACACACACACACACACACACACACACACACACACACACACACACACACACACACACACACACACACACACACACACACACACACACACACACACACACACACACACACACACACACACACACACACACACACACACACACACACACACACACACACACACACACACACACACACACACACACACACACACACACACACACACACACACACACACACACACACACACACACACACACACACACACACACACACACACACACACACACACACACACACACACACACACACACACACACACACACACACACACACACACACACACACACACACACACTTATCATATATTTAATAATGTTTAAGAGAGAAATTAATTTAAAATCAAAACATAATTAATCAAATAACCTGATGATGTTGTAGGCTTCTCAGTAGATTTGATGGTCCGATACATCTGAAACATTATATTTGATTACAAGCCTACTAATATATATTAATGATAGTTATAAGAATAAGTTATGTCGATCTTGTGACAAAAAAAAAGGTTATGTCGATCAATACATATACTATGCGCGCATGTATGTAACTTATTCTATTCACGTGTGTGTATACTTCTCTCTCTATATATGTGTGTGTATGCACGCACACAGAGATGAATAAAGTAAGAAAAAAGAGAGCAGAGTAAATAAGAAAGCATTTACGATTCATGAAAATGTGCAGCCATAAACAGAGATGGGGTATGTGCATGGGTCTACGTGTCTTTTTCTAACCATAGTCAAAATATGCAGAAAAGTAATTTATATATTATCACTGAATAGTCATATGCATATACATATATGTGTACATATATGAATCTTGAGAAAGACATATATATCATCATTGACGAATTATGCCTTCTTTTTACTTTACTTTTTCTTCAACATCTCTTACGAACAATGTAACATATGAAAGGACCCCCTTTCTCCAAAAAAAACATATGAAAGGACTCACTCTTGGTCTCTCGGCTATATCTAGGTTTTGATTCCTTTTCCTATGTTTTGTTGTTGTTAGTTTTAATTGTTTCACCTGCTATATATTTTCTCTATGGTAGAGACCAAACGATTTATCACAGAAAATGTTTAGTCAATTCATTAATAGTGCAGTGGGTTCGGTTCATTTGCACATACAAATACAATACAAGGAAATCATGTGGTAGATTGTTGTTCTATCTACACATTTTAAAGGTTTAACTAATTAAATTAGACTAACTAGTATACATTGTATAAGCTAGGAACTAATGGATAAAATTACCTGTAGATGAGATTTAACATGAGCCAATGTGAGATCTTGAACATCCATCAACTCAAGTACTGATTTTGGAGTGGCTCCTGGATATTATTCAAAAGCACAAAATCCATAAAAATATAATCATATATTGAGATCCCATACAATAATTAGATAAAAAGGAGAGAGATATATAGTATTCACTAAAAAGGAAAAAAGAACAGGAAATAGTAAAAAAAGGACAATACTTTCATGACCACCCAATAATTGAACAGCATGAACGAAATGGGCATGGAGGGTCGTCGTCCACCGCATCCTCGGAGCCCTTACTCCTCGTTTTGCCGTTAATCTTTGCGCCTGCGGCTGAACTTGACGATGATGACGGTGGTGAAGATTATAACTATAACTAGGGTTTGCGTGTTGACCGTTGACTTCACTGAAGAAGAAAGGAGGAGTGGGAGAATAGTAGTAGTGGTCAAGGATTTGATTTTGGTGAAGAGGGATTCCTCTTATTGGTCTCACCATAAAATTCGATCTCAAATCTTGATCTAGAGATTCCATGCGTTCTTGATTATGATCAATCTTGGTGGGTTCATTGTTTGATGTGAATTGGAGGGTGTGGATGAGATGATCAGAAGCCTTTCTGTCTGAATCTGAGGCTTTACTACCAAAGAGTAATCTCCTTTGGACTTCTTCTTGTTCCTTATAATCTTCTTCTTGTTCCTTATAATCTTCTTCTTCTTGTTCTTCTCTTCTTCTGTTTATCTTCAAGTACAAGTCAGGTTGCGAAGGGAAAAGCTCCATAACAAGAGAGAATTGGGAATGAATCAGAGATAATATTGATGAATTTGGGGAAAGGGGAGGTGGGTGTAATCTTATTTAATTCAGAAAGTTATTTTTTCATCCTTAATGAATGTTTGTTCTTGGTGAGAGGAGAAAATCTGTTGCAAAGGCTTAGAGAGAGAAATAGAGAGAGATAGAGGTGGCAAAAGGTATGAGGAGAATGATAAGTCTCTTTCGTCTCTGTTCCCTTTGAGAAAATGACACTGTGAGAGTCTAATAAAGAAGTTGGGTGAAACATGAATTTTCATTCTATTTTTTCTTCGTATATACAGGAAAATATTAATTTTAGTGGCATACTTTGTTACAATGTATATATCATCTATCACATATCAATATTTAATGAGGGTATAACAATAATGTATGAAAATATTCCATTATTTGTGTTCAGATTTACATGTGAAAATGACACTTAGGTTTGAAACTGAAATATGTGCGTGTTATTATTGTTATTTTTTAAATAATTATTCATGAGAATGAAAAATAAAATGTATCAAATGCTGATATTTATATAAAAACCCGCACTTAGCTACTTATTTAGTCGTCGATAAAATGGTACAATATAAATGGGAAAAAGCTATTAGGAATTCAAAAAGATGGAGAGAATTTTTTTTTGGAAAAAATAAAAAGATGGAGAGAATAAGTCTCGTCTTTACTTGTTTATTTGTTTTTCTTTTTTTTTTTTGATCGAAAAGTCTTTAATTAAAAGTAAGAAATTACTCAGTTGCAGTTACAAAAACAGAGGAGCGAAGAACGTTCAAGGGTTACTTAGCAAGGGAGTCAGCCACATTGTTTGCTAAACGCGGAATGAAAAAGTACAAGATAGATTCGAAAGATTGCGCCAAGATTCTGATATCATGGAGGAGACCTTTCAGAACTACATTCTGGTCTTGGGACTTCAAGAGCATTATGAGGACCTTACAGTCATAGTAGACATGGAGTCTTCTGACGTGGGAAGAGAGAGCCGCAGTCAATGCAGCCTTTACCGCCAAAGCCTCAGCCACAAGAGCCGAGGGAACAGATCGTCGGTGAGAAGAAGAGCTTTCTGAAGCAGCATTCATAGGATCTCGAAGCTGCCATCCAAGCCCACAATTGCCTGTCGAAACATCCCAAGCTGCATCCGAGTATAAAGACCAAGTAAAAGCATTAGCATTAGGTATATTACAAGATAAGGCCACAGACTGTGGTACTAAGATTTTTTCTCTAGCATTTTGAGCTTCTTTCCATGCTCGGGCATCCTGGACTCGGTGAAGGTTTTGTTGTCAAACAACAGTTTGTTTTTATTGGTCCAGAGGATCCAAAGAATCCAGGGGTATAAAGGAGTAAATCCAAGTCCCACCGGGGGGAGGGAGACCATTTTCCTACACTCCTGTAACAGTTCGGCTACTGAGTTGATGTTCATTGGTTACGGTTTGAGGAGGCATGGGACTAGGTTCCAGACCGCTGTCGCCGCTGGGCAATGGAGGAGGACATGAAGCTCATTTTCCGGTTCGCCACACCGTTTACAGAGTGGAGATACCGAGAGTCCTCTGCTCTCCAAATTCGATCCAACAGGGAGCGCCTTGCTATTAGCCTTCCAAAGAAAATGTTGGATTTTTGGTACCGTTTGGACTTGCCAAATGCACTTCTTCCACTGAAACTCATGGCTTCCACTTTCACCATTATTTAGTTTTGCAAGAGCATACCCTGACTTTGTAGAATAGGTACCTGAGGGGTTTGGTAACCAAACCCATTCGTCTTCGAGAGGGAAACAGCTCGGTACCAGTTTACATATTGCCTCCTCATATTGAGGTACTGTTTCTCTGATGGCCTTGAGGTCCCATTCCTTTGTGATCGGATCAATCAGGTTACTAACCACCCAATCTTTGGTCTCCTCTGTAGCTGGACCTATAGGAGTCAGAGGTGTTGATGTGGATAGCCAAGGTTCACCCCACAATTTAATCAGGCTTCCAGAACCCACGGCCCAACCAAGACCTTGCTGTAGGAGATCTCGGCCTATCAGGATTCCGCGCCATCCGTGTGAGACACTTCCTGCAATTGTCGTTCCAAGAAAGGGAGTTTTATGGCAGTATTTACCGAGAAGGACTTTAGCTAGGAGGGATATAGGGTTTCTAAGGATTCTCCATGATATTTTAGCGAGCATGGCGTCATTGAACTGAGCTATCTCTCGGAAACCTAAAACCCCCACGTTCTTAGGCATGGTTAGCTTAGTCCAAGAAACCCAACACATCTTTTTAACTTCCGGAGAAAGGTCCCACCAAAACCTTGTGAGGATCGCTTGGAGTTGTTTCACCAGGGAGAGAGGCAGCTTGAAACAAGACATAGAATAAGTTGGCATCGTAGCCAAAACTGATTTCAATAAGACCATTTTCCCAGCTCCCGAGAGGAAACGGGAGGTCCAGCTATAAGAGCGTTGTCTAACCCGATCTACTAGGGCTGCGAAGATGTCTCTTTTCCTCCGTCCAAAGTGCTCCGGTAGACCGAGATACTTGCCTATGCCGCCTTCATTCGTGATCTGGAACTGTCTCCTGATCTTCCTTTTTAGCTCCTTTGGCGTTTTGGATGAGAATGTTATCGATGACTTGTTTAGGTTGATACATTGACCAGAGGCTGCTTCATATTCTTTAAGGATCGAGATGAGTGACGAGCAACTTCTCGGGTCTGTTCTACTGAAAAACATTGTATCGTCGGCAAACAGCAAATGCGTAAGAGCCGGGCTACCGCGTGCCACCTTCACTCCTATGATATCTCCCTTCATCTGAGCTTTTCTACACAGTCCCGAAAGAACTTCGGTGCACAAAATAAACAGGTATGGCGATAGAGGATCGCCTTGGCGAATTCCTCTTG
This sequence is a window from Brassica oleracea var. oleracea cultivar TO1000 chromosome C1, BOL, whole genome shotgun sequence. Protein-coding genes within it:
- the LOC106300199 gene encoding peroxidase 41-like, with protein sequence MIFTMSSFLPVIFLVLVFVPSILSAPVTSLTKDYYQETCPDFSKIVRETVTTTQGPQGRTAAGILRLFFHDCFLEGCDASVLIAKNALNKSERDDELNHSLTEETFDIVTRIKAALEESCPGVVSCADILAQSTHDVVTMIGGPSYEVKLGRKDGFESKAHKVRENLPLPNHTVHDMMSLFQKKGFTLKEMVALSGAHTIGISHCKDFISRVIGPQPDPDIEARYAEVLKSLCKDYTVNETRGSFLDPVTPDKFDNMYYKNLEKGMGLLASDHILFKDNSTRPFVELYANDQTVFFEDFARAMEKLGMVGVKGDKDGEVRRRCDNLNKPNGSVAEPDKSFTSNISFELNL
- the LOC106344111 gene encoding probable transcription factor KAN3, with product MELFPSQPDLYLKINRRREEQEEEDYKEQEEDYKEQEEVQRRLLFGSKASDSDRKASDHLIHTLQFTSNNEPTKIDHNQERMESLDQDLRSNFMVRPIRGIPLHQNQILDHYYYSPTPPFFFSEVNGQHANPSYSYNLHHRHHRQVQPQAQRLTAKRGVRAPRMRWTTTLHAHFVHAVQLLGGHERATPKSVLELMDVQDLTLAHVKSHLQMYRTIKSTEKPTTSSDIGQSDTCENELKVNSERHARDLQGLWSNSSSEARFHLKAKASGLDMSSNKNVDQRCPSYERLSSDSSSLTGTRPEIETPNLEFTLAIPNLPP